From Lolium perenne isolate Kyuss_39 chromosome 5, Kyuss_2.0, whole genome shotgun sequence, a single genomic window includes:
- the LOC127303353 gene encoding uncharacterized protein produces the protein MAPEAKVSDTEFNLKDELYHGKCMVPPPRNQLKEGTCFIQTSCTCTESQNKRQGALANPQEDFEVTLSDKHLFEQYKKEHQDSNHTGFTRLLKTLEITERDGIIGTKGEGPFKISSFEEKEYIHYAKPSRCRKAPDPPPKIPQGVQKLLRLGHVMAGTFNISKNYKKLKPGDIYVYDDLRPERSKNLRTCSHAVSIVGYGCRGGVWYYVFQNSYGEGWGQKGIGRVAMSSVTHLVQV, from the exons ATGGCTCCGGAGGCTAAAGTTTCAGACACTGAATTTAATCTGAAAGATGAACTGTATCATGGGAAATGCATGGTCCCCCCTCCCAGAAACCAACTTAAAGAAG GTACCTGCTTCATCCAAACCTCGTGCACCTGCACCGAGTCTCAAAACAAACGTCAGGGCGCTCTTGCGAATCCACAAGAAGACTTTGAAGTGACACTGTCAGACAAGCATTTGTTTGAGCAGTACAAGAAG GAGCATCAAGATTCAAACCACACCGGGTTTACTAGGCTGCTAAAGACTTTAGAAATAACTGAAAGAGATGGCATCATTGGCACAAAAGGCGAG GGCCCTTTTAAGATCAGCAGTTTTGAAGAAAAGGAGTATATTCACTATGCCAAGCCCAGCAGGTGCCGGAAGGCCCCTGACCCTCCGCCGAAGATTCCTCAAGGTGTTCAAAAACTTCTCCGTCTAGGACATGTGATGGCTGGAACGTTTAACATATCAAAAAACTACAAAAAACTGAAACCAGGCGACATTTATGTCTATGACGACCTGAGACCTGAAAGATCAAAGAACCTTCGTACCTGCTCCCATGCAGTTTCCATCGTCGGGTACGGCTGCAGAGGTGGAGTTTGGTATTACGTCTTTCAGAACAGCTACGGAGAAGGATGGGGTCAGAAGGGAATTGGAAGAGTGGCCATGAGCAGCGTGACACATCTGGTGCAG GTCTAG